Proteins encoded by one window of Microscilla marina ATCC 23134:
- a CDS encoding PKD domain-containing protein — translation MLMNYAKKEATFNRWRGKAAVLSPSKILFFTVCFFLLTDLSWADWSFKETLRQQATFSNVTLRPNANVCQGAPVTLGNIVIDEDTGENGDFNTGGSAKTLVLEFGANITFPATNSLEIKLDGSPSSDVTASVDGSNKLTIGYNFGPPTTTAQNNSITISNLQVEVANSVAAGSYELKVNASEGTGTAGELDLDAASEVFATITVKETPAEPSTIYGPLSLFQGETAVYSTPIVAGVDSYEWTLPAQLTLEAGSNLDDPFIVVTANGAISSANISVVAKKGSCSSSSLTKQVSISTKGVAVSGETTTLCDNQQLINLPDIVLSEKFYADFSAISGTLRLGFDNNNDFDFDVDNSEAIFTTASGVGQKTFDVQQTGSNTLEVNYNFVGSETELNSLIIRGVKVKATTASGSGQIRMKLGSANFEGISNATPLAKLAIGASPVAISFDAPQASVCTNTEVTFNIIDATNTNVTYEWKLPVGMGIKNTMATSATVEVGSNAASGDIEVRAVNSSGCSSPWATHAVTVNTTPEKPSVITGDAQVCLGTTNLYYVAAIPGTSTYEWVVPTGKFTSTEGTTVTGATEDVITTNTNFINLASVEASATALPVKVRGVSSTCGTGTFSDILNITLNSAPEVTITGVTDGQAFTTKDAAVSLGAILNSNGSVLTGGTFSGTGVSGNKFSPSAVSVSGGDGVTVPITYTYDNGPDCPSIARVNVVVNESSGINGIVASYCKGNTVVQNFNITRIFPQIGKFSHRYIVGLKALPNASLKTVGGNGPIMTNTPPCNTSAPATNPAQFNYSFTPGVLDPGEYQIQAYVVTVFTRGDIIIKDPFKLTSPITPIGIGTNCSVSLQTLATIKIEDIPTPVIRSTAGITVCADGTTEHTYSVVPKPGHTYRWDAGFGGRIADGVNTGDLVKIIWDQAGNNRQVKVTSTNANCSGATFLSVNVNQVPVPTIEERVDGKDKNTACAGSTVRYRGLNGDGNDYKWTVTNGSIESDDDKNIVEVKWGGQSGTLTLSTTNSDGCTGSVDLPVNIDTASDPDMQGADAVCANAQGIQYTISADPGDVVEWTITGDASHTLSPDKLTATIDWGPGPVGKIEVTKTSAVCEGSDEKIVAINALPVAEISTSSSVYCVTDPKASFQPTVNGATDISSGTGVYRLENPDGTPVPSAVFNGDDLDISSIGIGKYVVKYTFTVSAGGCQDESSGTPIEVIAKPDASFSGINAAKKYCASDNLVLTSSIAGGFFTITQLDGGGNLIASTAKDFAVGATNTTTTIPLGELEGTGLGEYHVIYTFRNSSGCEDVSDEDTFEILALPTVSVDINGIDLESCVKEDEFILFVTIDGFSRWAPLSTDDSFFEIRRVSGSRAPTDFKEMKEDNGFGGTRLSRRFNPKYPITHNETAIANDAPATEWNELAGVYEVRYVYTNFRGCQQTSAPQTFTLKKLPVVSFTGLSNFYCKAVTNVQLTPSVDGALPDVSKGTGTFRIFNAGGIEQTSFTGNEFDPSVLGLGGFTITYEYQLTGGCKGVTAAQPFTVGEAIVPTFSFVAPNPDNKYCVKGGDIALQPDAGNTGGTFTVTNPKGEEFTLDGNVIELASFSDIGSYQVRYTFTDGAGCTGTSANQTFQIVPLPVITIKNINSNGEYCVQSPVITLIPEITTGAGKLDVPDLDATKAYFQIKRKEDSDNDYVTMVTPGSPDLTNEFNPQRPLPSSPPIPPDAPTSVWNQVVGEYEVRYVFEDGNGCRKESASEIIKVTPLPQLSFTGLSASYCDDVELVTLIPFDGESRITSGVVFNYRKLSESTFTPFTQGNSFSPNKWGAGEYEIMLESAVSGCQNSSNRDSVVTIKIEPTPKQIRVVASRDYNSRTLNFSATANGVNDTWTWSWDFKDGTTSQEQNPAKQLSATLPQVINYELIPTTELGCNASVSKRFKMDFDFTGHCAGGVTRFTNKSELPGDVVGAISWDFGDGQGTSTETNPGHTYQNPGTYWVTLSIQTDDEVATYKLRRRLDIFPVIEVNSEQFYVEGFDNGTAGWISHGVVDVDRVEVDSTSWTLKNPDGFLIRNPNGNAWITDNRSNPHRINTDANYNNNEQSYVESPCFNIAGLNKPMISFSYWSDTDLGADGVTLLYTIDDGKTWHRLGTGELGINWYNTKPILGAPGKTSSTLDVNANPDSQGWSGKLLPVNGKWQVARYSLTEALIKMQAMGIKSRMVRFRMSFGSNADNLPNAKFDGFAFDNVIVSNRNRLVLLEYFINTGLPNAAEYDLTAKNFPKTGNKDEIVKIHHHTGFPGIDPLNEVNKKDPSARAFHHGIREVPRGVVDGYFKDTLIGQWTQDIFADRTLIPAPFTIDITNAATSGGQLNISTKIQALLNFDRKIIINVAVVDSAATANGQVYYNVTRKMLPDAAGTYWEAPWVQGDSQTFDFSWDYGNLDPTGFKVIVFVEDYETKEIWQAGTGGVSVKRQHEGQSEHEVTGVEDELLMGGAVLFPNPTTDRLNVAIKTQLSPKAQWQIWSVTGKLVKQGSWSQGKKRVSIDVQALAGGWYILRVADKGKTSQLRFEKH, via the coding sequence ATGTTAATGAATTACGCTAAAAAGGAGGCTACCTTCAACAGATGGCGTGGCAAAGCTGCTGTTTTGTCTCCATCCAAAATTCTCTTTTTTACTGTCTGCTTTTTTCTCCTGACTGACTTGAGTTGGGCAGACTGGAGTTTTAAAGAAACATTGCGCCAACAGGCTACTTTTTCTAATGTGACGCTACGCCCCAACGCAAATGTATGTCAGGGAGCACCGGTTACCTTGGGTAATATAGTGATTGATGAAGATACTGGCGAGAATGGTGACTTTAATACAGGAGGAAGCGCTAAAACCTTAGTACTAGAGTTTGGTGCAAATATTACGTTTCCAGCTACCAATTCTCTTGAGATCAAACTAGATGGTAGTCCATCCTCAGACGTGACTGCTTCTGTAGATGGGTCAAATAAGCTTACTATTGGATATAACTTTGGCCCTCCAACAACTACCGCTCAAAATAACTCTATTACTATTTCTAACTTACAGGTAGAAGTAGCTAACAGCGTTGCCGCAGGTAGTTATGAGCTAAAAGTGAATGCCAGTGAAGGAACAGGAACAGCAGGAGAGTTAGATTTAGACGCTGCTAGTGAAGTATTTGCTACAATCACTGTAAAAGAAACCCCTGCCGAGCCCAGCACGATATATGGTCCTTTGAGCTTGTTTCAGGGAGAAACGGCGGTGTATTCAACGCCCATAGTAGCGGGGGTTGATAGTTATGAGTGGACGCTTCCTGCTCAGCTTACCTTAGAGGCAGGCAGCAACCTTGACGATCCTTTCATTGTGGTAACAGCCAATGGTGCTATTTCGTCTGCCAATATCAGTGTAGTGGCTAAAAAAGGGAGTTGTAGCAGCTCTTCTCTAACCAAACAGGTAAGTATCAGTACCAAAGGAGTAGCAGTAAGCGGTGAAACCACTACCCTATGTGACAACCAACAATTGATTAACCTTCCTGACATAGTATTGAGTGAAAAGTTTTATGCAGATTTCTCGGCAATTTCTGGGACTTTGCGGTTGGGGTTTGACAATAATAATGACTTTGATTTTGATGTTGACAACTCTGAGGCCATTTTTACTACTGCTTCGGGGGTAGGGCAAAAAACATTTGATGTTCAACAAACAGGCTCTAATACTTTAGAGGTAAATTATAATTTTGTGGGCTCAGAAACAGAGCTTAATAGCTTAATTATCAGAGGTGTAAAGGTAAAAGCTACTACTGCCTCTGGAAGTGGGCAAATACGCATGAAACTTGGGAGTGCCAACTTTGAGGGCATTAGTAATGCTACCCCATTGGCAAAACTTGCCATAGGTGCCTCGCCCGTAGCCATCAGTTTTGATGCTCCCCAAGCGTCAGTATGTACCAATACTGAGGTTACTTTTAATATTATAGACGCCACCAACACAAACGTCACTTATGAGTGGAAACTACCCGTAGGCATGGGTATCAAAAATACTATGGCAACTTCGGCTACAGTAGAAGTAGGGAGTAACGCCGCAAGTGGTGATATTGAAGTAAGAGCTGTAAATAGTAGCGGTTGTTCCAGCCCTTGGGCTACCCACGCTGTAACCGTAAACACCACCCCCGAAAAGCCGTCTGTGATTACGGGAGATGCTCAGGTTTGTTTGGGAACCACCAACTTGTATTATGTAGCAGCCATACCTGGAACCAGCACCTATGAGTGGGTAGTACCTACTGGCAAATTTACCAGTACAGAGGGCACTACGGTAACAGGCGCTACCGAAGATGTAATTACTACAAATACCAATTTTATCAACCTTGCTTCGGTAGAAGCAAGTGCTACTGCATTGCCAGTAAAAGTAAGAGGTGTAAGTAGTACCTGTGGCACCGGAACATTCTCAGACATCCTGAATATTACTCTAAACTCTGCTCCAGAAGTAACCATTACTGGAGTAACCGATGGGCAAGCGTTTACTACCAAAGATGCAGCAGTTTCGTTGGGTGCCATACTTAATTCAAATGGCAGCGTGCTTACTGGAGGAACTTTTTCGGGTACAGGTGTAAGTGGGAATAAATTTTCTCCCTCTGCCGTATCCGTTTCCGGAGGCGATGGTGTTACCGTTCCTATTACTTATACCTACGACAACGGACCAGATTGCCCTTCTATAGCCAGGGTAAATGTGGTAGTAAACGAATCTAGTGGGATTAATGGTATAGTAGCAAGTTATTGTAAAGGAAACACGGTAGTACAGAACTTTAATATTACCAGAATATTCCCTCAAATAGGAAAGTTTTCTCATCGATACATTGTCGGTCTAAAAGCTTTGCCTAATGCTAGTTTGAAGACTGTAGGGGGCAACGGACCCATTATGACCAATACTCCTCCTTGCAATACTTCGGCTCCGGCAACTAACCCAGCCCAGTTTAACTATTCTTTTACTCCTGGAGTACTTGACCCTGGCGAATACCAAATACAAGCGTATGTAGTAACGGTGTTTACTAGAGGGGATATTATTATCAAAGACCCGTTTAAGCTAACCAGCCCAATTACTCCCATAGGAATAGGTACCAACTGTAGCGTATCACTACAAACTTTGGCAACAATCAAAATCGAGGATATTCCAACTCCGGTTATCAGAAGTACCGCAGGGATTACAGTGTGTGCCGATGGTACCACTGAGCATACCTATTCGGTAGTACCCAAACCTGGACATACTTACAGATGGGATGCAGGTTTTGGTGGTCGTATAGCAGATGGCGTAAATACAGGTGACCTAGTAAAAATAATATGGGATCAAGCAGGTAATAATCGACAGGTAAAAGTAACTTCAACCAACGCCAATTGTTCGGGGGCTACTTTTTTATCTGTCAATGTAAATCAGGTACCCGTTCCAACGATTGAAGAAAGGGTAGACGGAAAAGACAAAAACACGGCTTGCGCTGGTTCAACTGTTCGCTATAGAGGCTTGAATGGAGATGGAAATGACTATAAATGGACGGTAACCAATGGTAGCATAGAGTCAGATGATGATAAAAATATCGTAGAAGTAAAATGGGGGGGGCAATCGGGTACCCTCACATTGAGTACCACCAACAGTGATGGTTGTACGGGTTCGGTTGATTTGCCCGTAAACATTGATACTGCTTCTGACCCTGACATGCAAGGAGCAGATGCCGTTTGTGCAAATGCGCAGGGAATACAGTACACCATCAGTGCCGACCCTGGCGATGTAGTGGAGTGGACAATTACGGGAGATGCATCACATACACTTTCTCCAGATAAGTTAACGGCTACCATTGATTGGGGACCAGGACCTGTAGGAAAGATTGAAGTCACGAAAACATCGGCAGTGTGTGAAGGGTCGGACGAAAAGATAGTGGCCATCAATGCTCTGCCGGTAGCAGAGATTTCTACTTCCTCGTCGGTGTATTGTGTGACTGACCCTAAGGCATCTTTTCAGCCAACTGTAAACGGTGCTACCGATATTTCGTCAGGCACAGGAGTGTACAGACTAGAAAATCCAGACGGGACGCCTGTACCATCTGCGGTTTTTAATGGAGATGACCTGGACATATCATCTATAGGGATAGGCAAATACGTGGTGAAATATACTTTTACTGTGTCGGCAGGTGGTTGTCAGGACGAGTCATCGGGCACCCCTATTGAGGTCATTGCAAAGCCTGATGCCAGTTTTAGTGGAATTAACGCTGCAAAAAAGTATTGTGCGTCAGATAACCTGGTGTTAACGTCTTCTATTGCTGGGGGATTTTTTACCATTACCCAACTAGACGGAGGTGGTAATCTGATAGCATCCACCGCCAAAGATTTTGCAGTAGGTGCCACCAATACTACTACTACCATTCCACTTGGGGAATTAGAGGGTACTGGTTTGGGTGAGTACCACGTCATTTATACCTTCCGCAACTCTAGTGGTTGTGAGGATGTATCAGATGAAGATACCTTTGAGATACTTGCCTTGCCTACCGTGAGTGTAGACATCAATGGCATCGATTTAGAAAGTTGTGTAAAAGAAGACGAGTTTATTTTATTTGTGACAATAGATGGGTTTTCGCGGTGGGCACCTTTAAGCACTGACGATTCATTTTTTGAGATAAGAAGGGTATCGGGTAGCCGAGCTCCTACCGACTTTAAGGAAATGAAAGAAGACAATGGTTTTGGAGGCACGCGTTTGAGTAGACGTTTTAATCCTAAATACCCAATCACGCACAACGAAACTGCCATTGCAAACGATGCACCTGCTACAGAATGGAACGAGCTTGCCGGAGTATATGAAGTAAGGTATGTCTACACTAATTTTAGGGGTTGCCAACAAACATCTGCTCCCCAAACATTTACCCTGAAAAAGCTTCCGGTGGTATCTTTCACCGGGTTAAGCAACTTCTATTGTAAAGCTGTAACCAACGTCCAGTTAACTCCTTCGGTAGATGGCGCTTTGCCAGATGTTAGCAAAGGCACCGGAACATTTAGAATATTCAATGCAGGTGGAATAGAGCAAACATCGTTTACAGGCAATGAATTTGACCCTTCTGTATTAGGTTTAGGAGGTTTTACGATCACTTACGAGTATCAGCTTACTGGAGGGTGTAAGGGAGTAACCGCAGCACAACCGTTTACTGTAGGCGAAGCTATAGTACCCACGTTTAGTTTTGTAGCCCCCAACCCAGACAATAAATACTGTGTAAAAGGGGGAGATATTGCTTTGCAACCAGATGCGGGAAATACAGGGGGAACTTTTACCGTGACTAACCCTAAAGGAGAAGAGTTTACCCTTGATGGGAATGTGATAGAGTTAGCCAGTTTTTCTGACATAGGTAGCTATCAGGTAAGGTATACTTTTACCGATGGGGCGGGCTGTACAGGTACATCTGCTAACCAAACTTTTCAAATTGTACCCTTGCCTGTTATCACTATCAAAAACATCAATAGTAATGGAGAGTATTGTGTACAAAGCCCAGTAATTACACTGATTCCTGAAATAACCACAGGGGCAGGAAAACTAGATGTACCCGATTTAGATGCTACCAAGGCTTACTTTCAAATCAAGCGAAAAGAAGACAGCGACAATGACTATGTAACCATGGTAACACCGGGAAGCCCCGACCTGACCAATGAGTTTAATCCTCAACGTCCGCTTCCGAGTAGCCCACCAATACCACCAGATGCTCCTACCAGTGTATGGAACCAGGTAGTGGGAGAGTACGAAGTAAGGTATGTTTTCGAAGATGGCAATGGTTGTCGTAAGGAGTCAGCCTCTGAAATTATTAAGGTTACTCCGTTGCCTCAACTGTCTTTTACTGGCTTGTCAGCTTCTTATTGCGACGATGTAGAATTGGTAACATTGATTCCATTTGATGGAGAATCTCGGATTACTTCAGGAGTAGTTTTTAACTATAGAAAACTCTCTGAGTCTACTTTTACTCCTTTTACTCAAGGTAATTCGTTTAGCCCTAACAAATGGGGGGCGGGCGAATATGAAATTATGCTGGAAAGCGCTGTGAGTGGTTGTCAAAACTCATCTAACCGCGATAGTGTGGTAACTATAAAAATAGAGCCTACCCCAAAACAAATCAGGGTGGTAGCCAGCCGTGATTATAATAGTAGAACGTTGAATTTTTCGGCGACTGCCAATGGAGTCAATGATACATGGACATGGTCTTGGGACTTTAAAGATGGTACGACCAGCCAAGAGCAAAATCCGGCAAAACAGTTGTCAGCTACTTTGCCCCAGGTAATCAATTATGAACTCATTCCTACAACCGAACTGGGCTGTAATGCTTCGGTGAGTAAACGCTTTAAGATGGACTTTGATTTTACTGGTCATTGTGCAGGTGGTGTCACCAGGTTTACCAATAAATCAGAGTTGCCAGGCGATGTTGTTGGAGCTATTTCCTGGGATTTTGGTGATGGGCAAGGAACGTCTACCGAAACCAACCCTGGACATACTTATCAAAACCCTGGGACTTATTGGGTTACATTGTCTATTCAAACTGACGACGAAGTAGCTACCTACAAGTTGCGTCGCCGGTTGGATATTTTCCCAGTGATTGAGGTCAACTCAGAGCAGTTTTATGTAGAAGGTTTTGATAATGGGACTGCCGGGTGGATCTCGCACGGAGTAGTAGATGTAGACAGGGTAGAAGTGGATAGCACCAGTTGGACTTTGAAAAACCCCGATGGTTTTCTTATTCGCAACCCCAATGGCAATGCTTGGATAACCGACAACCGAAGCAACCCTCACAGAATAAATACTGACGCCAACTACAACAACAACGAGCAGTCTTATGTAGAAAGTCCTTGTTTTAACATTGCTGGTTTGAACAAGCCGATGATTTCATTTAGCTACTGGTCTGATACCGACCTGGGAGCAGATGGAGTAACTTTACTTTATACCATTGATGATGGTAAAACCTGGCACCGTTTGGGTACCGGAGAGTTGGGTATCAATTGGTACAATACCAAACCTATATTGGGTGCACCCGGCAAGACCAGTAGTACTTTAGATGTAAACGCTAACCCTGACAGTCAGGGGTGGTCAGGCAAACTGTTGCCAGTCAATGGCAAATGGCAAGTAGCCCGGTATAGCCTCACCGAAGCTTTGATAAAAATGCAGGCAATGGGCATTAAAAGTCGAATGGTTAGGTTTAGAATGTCGTTTGGTAGCAATGCCGATAACCTGCCTAATGCCAAGTTTGATGGTTTTGCTTTTGACAATGTGATTGTTAGTAATAGAAACCGATTGGTATTGCTTGAGTATTTTATCAATACCGGATTGCCCAACGCGGCCGAATATGATTTAACGGCGAAAAACTTTCCGAAAACAGGGAATAAGGATGAAATTGTGAAGATTCATCACCATACTGGTTTTCCTGGCATTGACCCATTGAACGAAGTAAACAAAAAAGATCCTAGTGCCAGAGCGTTTCACCACGGAATACGCGAAGTACCAAGAGGGGTAGTAGACGGTTATTTTAAAGATACCCTGATTGGCCAATGGACACAAGATATTTTTGCTGACCGCACCCTTATTCCGGCACCTTTTACCATTGATATCACCAATGCTGCTACCAGTGGCGGGCAACTCAACATCTCTACCAAGATACAGGCATTGTTGAATTTTGACCGAAAAATAATCATCAATGTAGCAGTGGTAGACTCAGCGGCTACTGCCAATGGGCAGGTATATTATAATGTAACCCGAAAAATGTTACCAGATGCTGCCGGAACCTACTGGGAGGCTCCCTGGGTACAAGGAGATAGTCAAACCTTTGATTTTAGCTGGGATTATGGCAATCTGGACCCTACTGGTTTTAAAGTAATTGTTTTTGTAGAAGATTACGAAACCAAAGAAATCTGGCAAGCAGGTACAGGGGGAGTAAGTGTAAAAAGACAGCACGAAGGGCAAAGTGAACACGAAGTAACTGGCGTAGAAGATGAATTGTTGATGGGTGGTGCGGTACTGTTTCCTAACCCTACTACTGACCGTTTGAACGTGGCCATCAAAACGCAACTATCGCCCAAAGCACAGTGGCAGATATGGTCGGTAACAGGTAAGTTGGTAAAACAAGGAAGTTGGAGCCAAGGCAAGAAACGAGTCTCTATAGATGTGCAAGCACTAGCCGGAGGTTGGTATATTCTTAGAGTGGCTGACAAAGGCAAAACTTCTCAGTTGAGGTTCGAGAAGCACTAG